A stretch of the Oncorhynchus clarkii lewisi isolate Uvic-CL-2024 chromosome 9, UVic_Ocla_1.0, whole genome shotgun sequence genome encodes the following:
- the LOC139417217 gene encoding macrophage colony-stimulating factor 1-like, translating into MTLHVSAHIQCKIKVRDAVCLCVIVFLSLSLTMGDPGPCRHSITRDHLLIIRRLIDNQLQSGCSITYTFIERRSLSKCCYVKAALPWILELLTSHFRYTQGSDNHSYVMSLTCLIHNIYSQRCVPQINEELEDDPVSFGMSFSSSPSEALGRVQDVLSEYWELVTTSDSPVDWSCEREYRDTEEPPTVLPTAFSLTTVSSFWDSEKAPQTGLDGAQVGDLKFDFMVIMPSVCGGMMFIFTLYCLVKHKMFHSTYHHTSQVYQNSSLHTDIQDIEMQVQ; encoded by the exons ATGACCCTTCACGTGTCAGCCCACATTCAGTGCAAAATCAAGGTAAGAGATGCA gtgtgtctgtgtgtgatagtgtTCCTGAGTCTCTCCTTGACCATGGGAGACCCTGGTCCGTGCAGACACTCCATCACCAGAGATCACCTGCTGATCATAAGACGCCTG ATAGATAACCAGTTGCAGAGTGGATGCTCAATAACCTACACATTCATTGAGCGGAGAAGTTTG AGTAAATGTTGTTATGTGAAAGCTGCCCTGCCCTGGATCTTGGAGCTCCTGACCAGCCACTTTAGATACACCCAAGGCTCAGACAACCACAGCTACGTAATGTCTCTGACCTGTCTCATCCACAACATCTACTCTCAGAGATGTGTACCACAGATCAACGAGGAGCTAGAG GATGACCCAGTGAGCTTTGGGATGTCATTCAGCAGCTCCCCATCAGAGGCTCTGGGGAGGGTCCAGGATGTCCTGTCTGAGTACTGGGAGCTGGTGACCACCAGTGACTCCCCGGTAGACTGGAGCTGTGAGAGGGAGTACAGAGACACAGAAGAGCCCCCCACAGTCCTCCCTACAGCTTTCTCTCTGACTACAG TCAGCAGTTTTTGGGACTCAGAGAAAGCCCCTCAGACTGGTCTAGATGGAGCCCAAGTTGGAGACCTTAAGTTTGATTTCATGGTCATAATGCCATCAGTCTGTGGAGGAATGATGTTCATATTCACTCTCTATTGCCTCGTCAAACACAAG ATGTTCCACAGTACTTATCATCACACATCACAAGTGTACCAAAACTCAAG TTTGCATACAGATATTCAGGACATTGAGATGCAGGTGCAATAA